The following proteins are co-located in the Telopea speciosissima isolate NSW1024214 ecotype Mountain lineage chromosome 9, Tspe_v1, whole genome shotgun sequence genome:
- the LOC122640665 gene encoding uncharacterized protein LOC122640665: MELKDSSVSETSSKSPEIRAFFALVDRAHSLQLLNEKNQGSEKPLKNNFSVWQPSFEPEDFNLPPKRGSTSTSTSTSTVDHPISGLGDEGKHEENRLKRGLKRPRPFLDLAPLFVSEEGLKKGDTGKVFLCDLNKEAESSEGVNGGSS; encoded by the coding sequence ATGGAGCTTAAGGACAGCAGTGTTTCTGAAACGAGCTCCAAGTCGCCGGAGATCCGTGCTTTTTTCGCCTTAGTCGACAGAGCACATAGTTTACAATTGCTTAACGAGAAGAATCAAGGATCAGAGAAACCACTAAAGAACAATTTCAGTGTATGGCAGCCTTCATTTGAGCCGGAAGACTTCAATTTACCTCCAAAGAGAGGTTCCACTTCCACTTCCACTTCCACTTCCACTGTGGATCATCCCATAAGTGGACTTGGTGATGAAGGAAAACATGAGGAGAATAGATTGAAGAGAGGTTTGAAGAGGCCAAGACCGTTTCTTGATTTGGCTCCACTTTTTGTTTCTgaggaaggattgaagaaaggaGATACAGGGAAGGTTTTTTTATGTGATCTTAACAAAGAAGCTGAATCATCTGAGGGTGTTAATGGGGGATCTAGTTGA
- the LOC122639479 gene encoding uncharacterized protein LOC122639479, with amino-acid sequence MSNCVKKFPTKEFSTPPRTWNSSPCSPMPTTEKKRSSPPVRADSFHVIHKVPAGDSPYVKAKHVQLIEKDPSRAISLFWSSINSGDRVDSALKDMAIVMKQLNRADEAIEAIRSFRHLCPFQTQESLDNILIDLYKRCGRFEEQIQLLQHKLKLVEEGTAFGGKRTKIARSQGRKLHVTIAQEKSRLLGNLAWAYMQQNNYQTAEEIYRKALSIEPDKNKQCNLAVCLMLRGEIKEAKSLLQEIAPSTKDREVGDSYIKSFDRASEILVELESQSILGTVKNTEEIKDTHRSLTPINKNSKALALFFNDQNQGCDFLGCRKWEDENNQELVSSQVNSNSSIEKQKKISCSRNLFKNEVGISGFEKRRWGDETEFEGISAQNRTNTHGTSQPVSFQPRHDQQSYERPLYVDKWNKGVYSPRELESISGLPCSQDGRCSSERGIKEDSANNCTDKNVKVFDLTVSDHGDLKPKWTGAICSSKYPIRGDKKRSCGAECCTVTDGSPNTKLLIEQSVPIEKAHATPPQKLKSNSGDGDHRSETAVECIEGKNVGRNNCYVADNLSVSIITGTPKPTRAYSIFKSEKSWADMVEEEEEAEEALSTSKMEFMTNRETTLSQDSSVSFQTSTKWINECNYGESFHDENLNSNITSGTIPPCSVTETRPLLQLPPQNYAENLRQKLQAVDLKEGYSRSKGEVRNPISQRKWDSADNYCSASPKKGLTFNDRNFVQARGSDSACWNISKAKWTNNRLQVFRNITPDSPRT; translated from the exons ATGTCCAATTGTGTCAAGAAATTTCCTACGAAAGAGTTCTCCACGCCTCCTCGGACATGGAATTCGTCACCCTGTTCTCCGATGCCAACAACAGAGAAGAAGCGATCGTCACCTCCTGTTAGAGCTGATTCTTTTCATGTCATTCACAAGGTGCCCGCCGGAGATTCTCCTTATGTGAAGGCCAAACATGTTCAG TTGATAGAAAAGGATCCTAGCAGGGCTATCTCCTTATTCTGGTCTTCAATAAATTCTGGTGATCGAGTTGATAGTGCCTTGAAAGATATGGCAATTGTGATGAAACAATTGAATAGAGCTGACGAGGCCATCGAGGCAATCAGATCATTCCGTCATCTTTGCCCGTTTCAAACTCAGGAATCTCTTGATAACATCCTTATTGATCTCTACAAG AGGTGTGGTAGATTCGAAGAACAAATTCAGTTGCTTCAACACAAGCTGAAGCTTGTTGAAGAAGGTACAGCATTCGGTGGGAAGAGGACAAAGATAGCCAGGTCTCAAGGGAGGAAGCTTCATGTAACCATTGCCCAAGAGAAATCAAG ATTATTGGGGAATTTGGCCTGGGCTTACATGCAACAGAACAACTACCAAACTGCCGAAGAAATTTATAG GAAAGCCCTCTCTATAGAACCAGATAAGAACAAGCAATGCAACCTTGCTGTCTGCTTGATGCTGAGAGGGGAGATAAAAGAAGCCAAGTCTCTGCTACAGGAAATAGCACCTTCTACCAAAGATCGAGAAGTAGGAGACTCCTACATTAAATCATTTGATCGTGCCTCAGAGATACTGGTTGAGCTTGAGTCACAATCAATTCTGGGCACAGTTAAGAATACAGAGGAGATTAAAGACACCCACAGATCTTTAACTCCCATTAACAAAAATTCAAAAGCATTGGCTTTATTCTTCAATGATCAGAATCAAGGTTGTGACTTCTTGGGCTGTAGAAAGTGGGAAGATGAGAACAACCAAGAATTGGTGTCTTCACAGGTCAATTCGAATAGTTCTATTGAAAAGCAGAAGAAAATATCATGTTCCCGAAATCTGTTCAAGAATGAAGTTGGTATCTCTGGctttgagaagagaagatggggtGATGAGACAGAGTTTGAAGGAATTTCTGCACAGAATAGGACAAATACTCATGGAACTTCACAACCCGTCTCTTTCCAACCAAGGCATGATCAGCAGTCTTATGAGAGGCCTTTGTATGTTGATAAATGGAACAAAggagtttattcacctaggGAGCTGGAGAGCATTTCTGGCCTACCTTGCTCTCAGGATGGAAGATGCAGTAGTGAGAGGGGTATCAAAGAAGATTCTGCAAACAATTGCACAGATAAAAATGTCAAAGTATTTGATCTCACAGTTTCTGACCACGGAGATTTGAAGCCTAAATGGACAGGAGCAATATGTAGTTCAAAATATCCCATTAGAGGCGACAAGAAAAGATCATGTGGAGCAGAGTGTTGTACAGTGACAGACGGAAGTCCAAATACTAAACTATTGATTGAACAATCAGTACCAATTGAAAAAGCCCATGCAACACCTCCACAAAAGCTTAAATCcaatagtggggatggggatcataGGTCTGAAACTGCAGTCGAATGCATTGAAGGCAAAAATGTTGGAAGGAATAACTGTTATGTAGCGGATAATCTTTCAGTATCCATTATTACAGGCACTCCAAAGCCAACTAGAGCTTACTCTATCTTCAAGAGTGAGAAGAGTTGGGCTGAtatggttgaagaagaagaagaagcagaagaagcactCTCAACTTCAAAAATGGAATTTATGACCAATAGAGAGACAACACTGTCCCAAGACTCATCAGTTTCTTTTCAAACCTCTACAAAATGGATCAACGAATGTAATTATGGAGAATCCTTTCATGATGAAAATTTGAACTCCAACATCACCAGTGGCACCATTCCTCCTTGTTCCGTCACTGAAACACGCCCACTATTGCAGTTACCTCCTCAGAACTATGCTGAGAATTTAAGACAGAAGCTTCAAGCAGTTGATCTGAAAGAAGGATATTCGAGGAGCAAGGGTGAGGTTAGGAATCCAATTTCTCAGCGCAAGTGGGACTCAGCAGACAACTACTGTTCTGCATCGCCGAAAAAGGGCTTGACTTTTAATGATCGTAATTTTGTACAAGCAAGGGGAAGTGACTCTGCTTGTTGGAATATTTCAAAGGCAAAGTGGACAAATAACAGGCTTCAGGTTTTCAGAAACATCACTCCAGATAGCCCAAGAACTTGA
- the LOC122640975 gene encoding histidine biosynthesis bifunctional protein hisIE, chloroplastic-like, whose protein sequence is MAISYCPSSLRYTAKEHVISFPYVNFRENSKKRNCCLVYASTPKLEKDLLSESKVGVLLDTVKWDHKGLAVAIAQNVDTGAVLMQGFANREALATTISSRKATFYSRSRSSLWTKGETSMNFINVHDIFLDCDRDSIIYLGKPDGPTCHTGSDTCYYTSVFDFLKGSQDLKDRLLLTTLNSLESTISTRKAEIGAAENGKPSWTKRLLCDKKLLCSKIREEADELCRTLEENEDKYHAASEMADVLYHAMVLLSAKDVRMEEVLELLRHRFSQSGIEEKSSRKSDH, encoded by the exons ATGGCAATCTCTTACTGTCCCTCATCCCTGAGATATACAGCAAAGGAACATGTTATATCATTCCCTTATGTCAACTTCAGAGAAAATAGCAAGAAGAGGAACTGTTGTTTAGTCTATGCTTCTACTCCAAAGTTAGAAAAAGACCTTCTCTCGGAGTCAAAG GTGGGGGTATTGTTGGACACTGTCAAGTGGGATCATAAAGGTCTGGCGGTGGCAATCGCTCAAAATGTAGACACAGGAGCTGTCTTGATGCAAGGCTTTGCAAACAGGGAAGCACTAGCTACAACCATTTCATCACGAAAGGCCACTTTCTATAGCCGTTCCCGATCGTCCTTGTGGACAAAGGGAGAGACATCCATGAATTTCATAAACGTTCATGACATCTTTCTTGATTGCGATCGTGATTCT ATAATATATCTTGGGAAGCCTGATGGCCCAACATGCCACACAGGTTCAGATACATGCTATTATACTTCAGTGTTTGATTTCTTGAAAGGTTCACAG GATTTGAAAGATAGGCTTCTGTTGACAACTTTAAACTCATTGGAGTCTACAATCTCCACACGCAAAGCAGAAATAGGAGCAGCTGAAAATGGGAAGCCATCATGGACCAAGCGGCTGTTGTGTGACAAGAAGTTGCTCTGCTCTAAAATTCG GGAAGAGGCAGATGAGTTATGCAGAACGTTAGAGGAGAATGAGGATAAGTACCACGCAGCTTCAGAGATGGCAGATGTGCTTTATCATGCCATGGTACTACTTTCAGCTAAAGATGTAAGGATGGAAGAGGTTCTTGAACTCCTTAGGCACAGATTCTCTCAATCAGGCATCGAGGAAAAGAGCAGTAGGAAATCAGATCATTGA